The following proteins are co-located in the Callithrix jacchus isolate 240 chromosome 10, calJac240_pri, whole genome shotgun sequence genome:
- the LOC100393069 gene encoding small ribosomal subunit protein uS15m: MLRAAWRMLSLIQTQAVTQASGPGLPSCGSARFPSNQWGLQPRSLLQATRRYVIQKPAVLPRQDDDPPPSTLLQDYQNVPGIEKVDDVVKRLLSLEMAKKKEKLKVIQEQLMKKIVENPEDTRSLEARIVALTIKIPSYEEHMQKHRKDKAPKCYLLMSIDQRKKMLKNLRNTNYDVYEKVCKELGIEYTFPPLYYRRAHRRFVTKKALCIRVFQETQKLKKQKRALKATAAAQKQAKQRKPDSPAKAEPEILGDNQ; this comes from the coding sequence ATGCTAAGGGCCGCGTGGAGGATGCTGAGTTTGATTCAGACCCAGGCAGTCACCCAGGCCTCAGGCCCCGGGCTGCCGAGCTGTGGGAGCGCCAGATTTCCTTCCAACCAGTGGGGCCTGCAGCCTCGAAGTCTCCTCCAGGCCACGCGCAGATATGTCATCCAGAAACCAGCAGTCCTGCCCAGGCAAGATGATGACCCGCCTCCTTCTACGCTGCTTCAAGACTACCAGAATGTCCCTGGAATTGAGAAGGTTGATGATGTTGTGAAAAGACTCTTGTCTTTGGAAATGGCCAAAAAGAAGGAGAAGCTAAAAGTCATACAAGAACAGTTGATGAAAAAGATTGTTGAAAACCCTGAGGACACCAGATCCCTGGAGGCTCGAATTGTTGCCTTGACCATCAAGATCCCCAGTTATGAAGAACACATGCAGAAACATCGAAAGGACAAAGCCCCCAAATGCTATCTACTGATGAGCATCGACCAGAGGAAAAAGATGCTCAAAAACCTCCGTAACACCAACTATGATGTCTATGAGAAGGTATGCAAGGAGCTGGGGATTGAGTACACCTTCCCACCTCTATATTACCGAAGAGCCCACCGCCGATTCGTGACCAAGAAGGCTCTGTGCATTCGGGTTTTCCAGGAGACTCAAAagctgaagaagcaaaaaagagcTTTAAAGGCTACAGCAGCAGCccaaaaacaagcaaagcaaaGGAAACCAGACAGCCCTGCCAAAGCCGAACCAGAGATACTCGGAGACAACCAATAA